The following nucleotide sequence is from Mytilus edulis chromosome 13, xbMytEdul2.2, whole genome shotgun sequence.
cagaaaataaaccAATTAAAGAAGAAACATTCACCCATGATCAAGCATCCGTCAAAAACAACCTTCCTGTTGCTGTCACTTTACGTAAACAGATAAATATAAAGATGTCAGAGAATAAAAGTCAGTTCATTAATAGTTGTATAAAAACAGGCAATACATTAGTGTTTACCGACCATTATAATAAACGACTTATTATTTGTAATACAGACGGTACTGATATCGATTACATTTCTCTGTCCTATAAACCACGTTATATAACAGAGATAGATAGTAACACTGTAGCAGTATCCTGTAGTAACAATACCATATTGATAATAAATATATCTACACGTTCTGTCACCAGTACAATCAACACCAGTGGTTCCTGCTGGGGACTATCATATAATGATAATAACCTGTACGTTGTTATTGATAGGAGTATAATACATGTGATGAACCTGACAGGTAAAGTAATACGTACTATACCGATACCTACAGACCGTATCTACGACATTACAGTAGACAGAGACAGGTTAGTCTGTATACACTTGACATCAATATACTGCTGCTCGTTAGATGGTAAACTAATGTGGAAATTTAAAAAGGATGAAATTCAAGATTTACGTTGTGTTACAACAGATGATGAAGGGAATGTCTATGTGACTGATTATAAGACACACACTGTAATAGTTGTATCAGATGATGGTAAACAACATAGAGAACTTCTAACTAAATCAGATGGATTGGATAAACCGTGGggaatttattttgacaaaaaagaaaacattctGCTTGTTAGTAATCCATATGACGGGAAGGCATTTCTTTTTGATGTGAGAAAGAAACCATGATAAATAACAGTGAATAATTCTTTCAGACAATGAGTTTATTTGGACACGGATCTGTTTGTTGATTTATTCATTCAAAATAATTTCTAttaatttactttacttttaatcTAACAAAACGAATTACCGTCATCTGTACTACTGCATTCCATATTAAGATTAAAAGACATTATTACAATTATATGATGTAGTCCCTACTAGTTGAGGGTTAatgattttatttaatgtgcGACAACATTTCAACTTTAAAtggaaatttaaagaaatattagAGACTTAATACATGGTGTGACAGCAGATTGTCCAATTACTGTTTTATAGATACAGAACAAAAACCTCGATTAATATTTCACCAAATCTAACGGATGGTTTGAGaggaaattttaattaaaatcacTTGTAAATTCgaaataaatattctatattgaTATGCAAGTTGTAAATATTTTCTGAGCACATTGACTGGTGCGTTTTTCAAATGCATACTCTTCAGTGTTCCAgcatctttcaaaacaaaattacaaaaaaaaatatgattaattttgaaaatgtaacTTGAATTTTCCTGGGCTGTCGTATTTGATTAGctttatttgaattataaaaaaaatcgccatttttaaaacattgaaaatttatttgtcctataacatgtatatatttctattttaaaaatcgaatttTTTTTCGAGTAAAAAACAATGTCTATGATTGTATCTTTTATGTATAATTCATACTCTTATGGGAAGATATTATTCAACGGCaggtgtgtttgtttgttttatttgacatAAGAAAAAACGGTCATATATGAACATTAGTTAGTTTATTCGATTCAGATTTGTTCTTGCATACATTCATTCGAAATAGATTGTATGGGTTAGTATGTTATCAACTGAGTACAAATTCAACTTAATCAATTATGATTTATATTACATAATTACTACAATACTGTATTGTCTaattagggccttttatagctgactatgcggtatgggctttgctcattgttgaaggccgtacggtgacctatagctgttaatgtttgtgtcattttggtcttttgtggatagttgtctcattgggaatcataccacatcttcttttttatattaaaggttCAATACTAAATGCATTTTGTTGTTCATGTATGATTAAATGATTGTCCCTTGAAGCTCCTTATGCAATTTGCAGGATATTTTGCATACGCCAAGGACGTGTTGTTCTTGTTCCATTTCCATTTGCTGTTTCAGAGCATCCTTTACGAACCTGCAACTATAGGTTTatgtatataaattattattaattttaacgTTTTGAAGTGTCGTGTGTGGTTTTTTtcgtacattttgtacatataatacaaatgttaatttttgcattttaatCCGTCGCCTGGGTCTTGCTTTTTGCAATGAAGattgttatttaattttaccaTATGTATGTCCTTAATCCTAATCTCTCCTCAAAATAAAAAccttaaaattttaatttgtcaTTATTACTCTCAAGGTCATAGACCCTACCTCCTGGTAATTCTGATAGACATAAATGTATGCAGTACATTATGTTCCCCCCGTCTGGTcctatatttgccactggacgttctgGAACCAACCTTGAATATTTCACGTCCTTCCGAAAACGAAGGTCAAAGAAATGGTATACGGCAATGTGTCTATACACAAacgaaaaattgtcaaattatgcGAAATAAACGTCAATGATGCAGTAACTCAAggaaacaaaacataaaatatgatgTGACATATGTAGATGAGACAGTAACCAAACGACACAAAGAAACAATACAGGATTGTCATATACGCTAAGTTTACAGAACTAACACATAAAAATATATACGTCAATTGGACTATAACTTTACGACGCAGATAACAAAAAGATgttgaatatacgtcaatgagacgtTACCTTTACGCCGCAGATAATAAACAGAAGTGGAATATGTGTCAATAAAACTttacccttacgacgcagataataaaaaggtgtggaatatacgtcaataagactatACCCTTACAACACAGATTATTAAAAGAtatggaatatacgtcaataagactatacccttacgacacagataataaaaaagatattgaaTATACGTCCGTGAGACTTTACCCTTTAAACTCAGATAATAAAAAGtggtggaatatacgtcaatgacacTATACTCACTCTTGCGAGGCAgttaataaaaagatgtggaatatacgtcaacgTGACTTTACCTTTACGACccagataataaaaatatgtggaatatacgtcaataagacttTACCCTTACAACGCAGATAATTAAAATATATGGAATATACGTTAATAAGACTATACCCTTCGACACAGATAATAAACATATGTGGAATATACCTCAATGATACCTTACCTTTACATGCAGATAATTAACAGATGTGGAATATGCGTCAATGAGACATTACCCTTCCGACGtagaaaaacaaaatgcatatattaAAAAGATGGGGAATATACGTTAATGGGACGATACCGGCCTAACGACTCAGAaataaaaccaaatatgtaaTATACGTCTATTATActcttacgacgcagataatgaAAAGAtatggaatatacgtcaatgagattttacccttacgacgcagaaaataaaaacatgtggaatatacgtcaatgagactatacccttacgaggcagataataaaaagaggtggaatatacgtcaatgagactatgAACTTACGACACAGATAAAAAGGGGgagtatacgtcaatgagactatactCTTTCGACGCAGATAATAAACAAAGGAGTATTATATGTCAATGAAACATTACCCTTACGACGTAGATAATGGAAATATGTgaaatatacgtcaatgagactatactCTTACGACGCAGATAAAAAAAAGAGGtcgaatatacgtcaatgagactatgACCTTAAGAcgcagaaaataaaaaaaaagttggaataTACGTCATTGAGACTATACTCtgacgacgcagataataaacaGATGTGGAATATATCTCAATGAGACTTTacctttacgacgcagataataaacagatgtggaatatatgtcaatgatactttacctttaccaaataatgaaaatatgtgGAATAGACGTCAATAAGACTATATTCTCGAGACGCAGATAATAAACAGAGgtgggatatacgtcaatgagactactCTTACGACGCAGATGATAAAAAGAGGTGGAATATACGTTATTGAGATTATACCCTTACGACACAGATAATCAAAATATTTGGAATATACATCAATGAGATTATTCCCTTCCAAcgtaaataataaaaatattcgaAAAATACGTCAATAAAAATATActcttacgacgcagataataaaaataagtagaatatacgtcaatgagactgcTCTTACGACACAGTTgataaaaaagatgtggaatatacgtcaatgagactttacTTTTACGACGCAGAAAAAAAGGGGGAATATACGCCTTTGAGACTATACCCTCAAAACGCAGATactgtaaaaatgtaaaatatacgtCAATATGACTATACTCTTACGACGCAAATAATAAACATTGAGATTATACCCTTATGTCACAGATAATCAAAATATGTGGAATATATACATCAATTAGAATATACTCTTACGACGCAGATAAGAAAAAAAGAGTTGGAATATACGTCATTGAGATTATACCCTTATGTCGCAGATAATCAAAATATGTGGAATATACATCAATTAGAATATActcttacgacgcagataataacaAGAGTTGGAATATACGTCATTGAGATTATACCCTTAGGTCGCAGATAATCAAAATATGTgtaatatacgtcaatgagactataccATTACgacaaagtttataaaaaaatgttgaatatacGCCAATGAGACTAtacccttacgacgcagataaaAAAGGGGAAATGTACGCCAATGAGACTATACCATTACAACGCAGATAATGTATaaatgtggaatatacgtcaatatGACTATACTACGCAGATAATAAACAGAGGTGgaataaacgtcaatgagactttacctttacgacgcagataattAACAGAGGTGAAGTATACGTCAATGAGAATTTTCTCTTACGAGGCAGATAATAAAAAGAGGTGGAATATACGTCATTGAGATTATACCCTTAGGTCGcatatattaaaaatatgtggaatatacgtcaatgagactatactcttacgacgcagataataaaaagaggtggaatatatgtcaatgagactaTACCCTTACAACACAGTTAATAAAAAGATGTTGAATATTCGTCAATAAAACTATActcttacgacgcagataataaaaaaggggaatatacgtcaatgaaactatacccttacgacgcagataataaacaGAGGTGGAAtttacgtcaatgagactatactCTTACGACGCAGATAACAAACAGAGGTGAAATTTACATCAATGATACTTTACcttttacgacgcagataataaacaGAGgttgaatatacgtcaatgagactatactcctacgac
It contains:
- the LOC139501861 gene encoding uncharacterized protein, with the translated sequence MENKPIKEETFTHDQASVKNNLPVAVTLRKQINIKMSENKSQFINSCIKTGNTLVFTDHYNKRLIICNTDGTDIDYISLSYKPRYITEIDSNTVAVSCSNNTILIINISTRSVTSTINTSGSCWGLSYNDNNLYVVIDRSIIHVMNLTGKVIRTIPIPTDRIYDITVDRDRLVCIHLTSIYCCSLDGKLMWKFKKDEIQDLRCVTTDDEGNVYVTDYKTHTVIVVSDDGKQHRELLTKSDGLDKPWGIYFDKKENILLVSNPYDGKAFLFDVRKKP